GTTACGGGAACTTTGGCACTCACTGAAGAAAGCGGCAAGCCTACCGATGAAGACAGTCCTTATGTCGAGCACCCTGGGTTCGGCTTCCGTTCCGAAACCGAGAGGCAGGTGTTGGCCTATGCTTCGAAAGGTGTAAGAGTGATGAGTGTCAGATTTGCACCTACTGTTCATGGAAAGGATGATCACGGCTTTATACCTATACTTTCTGGAATTGCGCAAAAATTAGGATACAGTTTTTACATAGGAGAGGGTAAGAGTGTTTGGCCTGCTGTGAatgttgatgatactgCTTTATTACTTTTGCTTGTTTTAAAGAAAGGTAAGGCAGGAAAAATTTATCACTCTGTGGACGAGTCTGGTGTTTCCTGGAAGGTTATCGCTGAGGCCATTGGTAAGAAACACAATTTGCCAGCCAAATCTATtacctttgaagaaggccaGAAGGTATTGGGATTCTTTGCTGGTGTGATTGCTTTCGGGGAACCTTCGTCGAGTGAAAAGACTCAGAAGGAATTGGGATGGAAGCCAACTCATGCCACTTTAGTGGAAGATATTGCTGAATTTTACTGAATATGGGAATACATTTataaaatatatatattgaaTGACTTAAAGGAGAACCAAGTATGAATGtgcttgaagaattcaACAACTGGAGAAACCGTAGttaaggaagagaaaggagtCGTTGGGAGATTTGGTCAGACGACAGACCATTACTTCAGAAAACTAGCATGCTAAACCGGACATATGGTGGCCTTCCAAAGCAGTTGGCATATCAAGCCTTGCGAACAAATCCAAGTAAAATATTTATTCCCGAATTGGAAACTTCCAGGAGTTCGTAAAGAGAATTcagagtgaaaaattattgTGAGATTTACAGATTTGAAAATTGTGGGGTAGTCTGAAGAGAGGTTGAAGCGCAACATCTTCTAGCATTCGAAGTAGAGGCGGAAGTTGCTTTTGTTGTCAAACACTTGCAAACTCTCATCGTTTTCTGTTATATGTTCTCCTAATTTGTACCATTGATGTAAGGGAGATTTCATTTTAGGGGTGAAGAGGTGGCCAAACATTAGATTTATGGTTTCAGAaaaaattcttcttctttcgtgAAGGAGCGATCCTTGCCATATCTTGAATCACATGGTTAAATGTTAGTCCGAATATGCATTGTCTTCATAGATAAAAAAAGCGAGTATTCGTTGTGGAcgattatgatgatgatgtaaTAGtagaaataaaagaaaaacaatTGTCTTTTAAGGTGGCAACCACAGGATTGGCGGGTGTTCCTTTATCTAATGATATACGGACTGCCAATAGTAGGAAGGGAATAGAAAAAGGTGCAGAGAACACAACGAGGCAAAAAGAAGGTGGCTACTAGTCCCTTTATGGCTACTAGTCCCTTTATGGCTACTAGTCCCTTTATGGCTACTAGTCCCTTTATGGCTACTAGTCCCTTTATGGCTACTAGCTCCCTTATGGCCACTAGCCCAGCCCTTTCGTGTTAAAAATGTCATCGAATTTTGAGTCAAAGTATGCGCCCAGACATAGTAATGAATTTAGTGAGCTTCAGATGAGGTGAAAAATCGCGCGGCagaaatctgaaaattttttttcatttttttaaatttttaacttttcaatattttttttctctggGCTGGCAGCCATATTCATAATGAGAAATGAGCAGGGTAGAAAAATCGAGGTTGGGAAGTTAAGTCGAAtccctttctttcaatcgAAGAACCTACGAAgataagagaaagatggcagaatttgaagataaagacGCAGACAAGAATGTGGAAATTTGGAAGgtcaagaagttgattaaGAGTATGGAGAAGGCAAAGGGTAATGGTACCTCGATGATCTCTTTAATTATGCCACCAAAAACACAGATTCCTATGACACAGAAGATGTTGACAGATGAGTATGGTACTGCCTCAAACATTAAGTCAAGAGTTAACAGACTATCTGTTTTATCGGCTATTACTTCTACGCAACAGAAATTGAAGTTATTCAGTACTGTGCCAAAGAATGGATTGGTGCTTTACTGTGGTGAAGTGATCACTGAAGAaggtaaagaaaaaaagatgacGATTGCCTTTGAGCCTTTCAAACCGATCAATACCTCTTTGTACTTGTGCGATAACAAGTTCCATACGGAACCTTTATCTGAATTGTTGGAGAGTGATGACAAATTTGGATTTATCATTATGGATGGTAATGGAGCATTATTTGGATCTGTCTCTGGTAACACCAGAGAAGTGTTACACAAATTTACTGTggatcttccaaagaagcatgGTAGAGGTGGTCAATCTGCTTTACGTTTTGCCAGATTAAGGGATGAAAAGAGACACAACTACATCAGAAAGGTTGCAGAGGTTGCCGTTCAGAACTTCATTACTAACGATAAGGTCAACGTTGCCGGATTGATCTTGGCTGGTTCTGCCGATTTCAAGACTGAATTGGACAGATCCGACTTGTTCGATCCAAGGTTACAAGCAAAGGTGATCAAGATTGTCGATGTTTCTTACGGTGGCGAGAACGGCTTCAACCAGGCCATTGAGCTTTCCGCAGAAACTTTATCCAATGTGAAGTTTATtcaggaaaagaagttgatcaacCAGTACTTTGAGGAGATTTCCCAGGATACCGGTAAGTTCTGCTATGGTATTAGTGACACACTCAAGGCTTTAGAATTGGGTGCCTGTGCAGTGGTTATTGTCTGGGAAGGCTTGGATACCATTAGATACACATTGAAGGATGCCGATGGTAATGAAATCATAAAAAATATTGCACCTAAAACTCCTAAGGAGGAGTTCCTAATAGATAAGGAAGGACAGGAGATGGAGATCATCAGTGACATGCCATTCCTAGAGTGGTTAGCTGAACATTACAAAGATTTCGGCGCTACTTTGGAGTTTGTCACTGATCGTTCCTCTGAAGGTGCTCAATTTGTGAAGGGTTTCGGTGGTATCGGTGCTATGTTAAGATATAAGGTCAATTTTGAGCAATTAGTCTCagacgatgaggatgaataCTACAGTGACAGTGACGAATACTGAATCACTGGAACGCAACATTTATCGCTTTAGGGGCAGCATCATTATATAATTACTTTGCTCCTCTGTTTTTCCTTCcctttcctttcctttcatcttttatttttgttattCCTTTTTTTGTCTAATTGTTACTattttttctctgcttGATTCAATATACTATTGCTTTTAGAGTCGTCTTTTCTTAATAGGGTTCAACACCGATAAAGCATTCTTTTGGAGGTAACTCATAACTTGATGGTTTCCATCACCCTCAGTTTTCACTAACAACTCAGCAAGGTTATGGAGACCACTTGTAATGTATGAGCTCCTACCCTTCCTCACGGGTATATCGAGCAACTCTCTTAACTCAGCTTTGAGGACTTTCTTCGACTGCTTATCCAATTGCTTACCTTGCTTTCGCTTCTTATCTCTCCTCAAGTAATCATCCTCGACAAGTACATCCCATCCTTCCACACCTAAATCCTCCGCAGCCTTTTCCATCCAGCTATTCTCCTTTACCACAACGCTATTGGTAATATCCGCCTGCGCTAACTTCGAGGCAATCTCCAATCTGTCCTGCATTTGTCTGAGAATGTCATTATCAACCGGTAGAATCT
The sequence above is a segment of the Brettanomyces nanus chromosome 4, complete sequence genome. Coding sequences within it:
- a CDS encoding uncharacterized protein (EggNog:ENOG41) — encoded protein: MTRSIFVTGATGLVGRHTVDLLLKEGYHVTGLARSDASEKALKDKGCEVIRGDLEDIEALKKGASESDGVIHLAFIHKFEEFEKCALIDRAASAAMLSVLEGTDKPFINVTGTLALTEESGKPTDEDSPYVEHPGFGFRSETERQVLAYASKGVRVMSVRFAPTVHGKDDHGFIPILSGIAQKLGYSFYIGEGKSVWPAVNVDDTALLLLLVLKKGKAGKIYHSVDESGVSWKVIAEAIGKKHNLPAKSITFEEGQKVLGFFAGVIAFGEPSSSEKTQKELGWKPTHATLVEDIAEFY
- the SUP45 gene encoding Polypeptide release factor (eRF1) in translation termination (BUSCO:EOG09341UJX) → MAEFEDKDADKNVEIWKVKKLIKSMEKAKGNGTSMISLIMPPKTQIPMTQKMLTDEYGTASNIKSRVNRLSVLSAITSTQQKLKLFSTVPKNGLVLYCGEVITEEGKEKKMTIAFEPFKPINTSLYLCDNKFHTEPLSELLESDDKFGFIIMDGNGALFGSVSGNTREVLHKFTVDLPKKHGRGGQSALRFARLRDEKRHNYIRKVAEVAVQNFITNDKVNVAGLILAGSADFKTELDRSDLFDPRLQAKVIKIVDVSYGGENGFNQAIELSAETLSNVKFIQEKKLINQYFEEISQDTGKFCYGISDTLKALELGACAVVIVWEGLDTIRYTLKDADGNEIIKNIAPKTPKEEFLIDKEGQEMEIISDMPFLEWLAEHYKDFGATLEFVTDRSSEGAQFVKGFGGIGAMLRYKVNFEQLVSDDEDEYYSDSDEY